Sequence from the Erythrolamprus reginae isolate rEryReg1 chromosome 2, rEryReg1.hap1, whole genome shotgun sequence genome:
TTgtctttattatttgtttgctgGCATCTAATGACTCTGCATTTGAGCCTGGATTGATACCTCTACTACTGAAGATCGGAATGGAGAAGTGCTGTGGGCTGCCTCCAAAAATTTAATGGTAGTACCaggtttttctgatttttttttaaagaaattacatGTTTTTTAATCataacttaaaatttaaaattctacCTTGGGTTGCTATTTCCCCAGAGTTTGATTTAAGATGAACAGCCACATACTATACTAACTTTACTTACTTAAAAACAAGTTAGCATTTATTATCTGCTGatgcctagaggtggagctcttgcctcacaaccaggaggttgtgagttcgatcttaggtagaggcagatgttagggtctcctgctttggcagggggttggactagatgacctgcaaggtccaacTCAGTTAATCTGTTAAATAGAGCCTCTGTGGACCAGTGGTTATAGTgtaatactgcaagctacttctgctgatcaccggctgccagcagtttggcagatcgaatctcaataggctcaatcaaggttgactcagccttctgtccttcctaggtcaataaaatgacccagattgttggtggcaatatgctgactctctgtaaacctttagagagggctgtaaagcactgtgaagcagtatatatactgctcaaaaaaataaagggaacactcaaataacacatcctagatctgaatgaatgaaatattctcattgctcaacagcatgtgaaattgactgtccatcactgttgcttcctaagtggacagtttgatttcacagaagttttatatacttggagttatattctgttgtttaagtgttccctttattttatttttttgagcagtgtatctaATTCTAAATGTCATTTGCCTATTGCTAAACCTGTTAAATCCCTTGCGTGTAAATCTCATcgcaataaatttaaataaataataatctcttcAACTCCAACCGACAAACAGCACCCGCCTTTCTCATTTTCCCCGGGGGGAAAAACCCTCCCTAGTGCTGAATCGAGGCATGCCTTGGCCAAAGGTTGACCTCCCATGTGCTGGAGTTGCCTTGAATCCCAATTCCTTTCGGGATCTACTTCAATCCCCTTAGCCGCTACTCCGCCCCAATGGTATGAAATGCTACAGCCACTCCTTTTATCCCCCgaattttatcccccccccccccaatgttaaaGGTCACTAAGGTTCCAAATCCAGGCTTTGCAACAGAAGATTCCCAGCACGTGGCCGCCGCCCCCAGATGCGCCCGCGGGAGGCACTCACTGATACGCAGCACGGCTACGTAGATGAGGAAGTTGCGGATCGAACCGAGGACATCCTCGCGCATTTTACGCTTCACCTCCTCCGGGTCCAGCTTGGGCCCCAGACCCTCAGGGCGGAACATGGTCGCTCAGCTGCCGTCGGCGCCCAACAGCAGCTTCTGAAAATCTACCCAGGGGCTCTCTCGAAATAACCCCGCCCTCCCTTACGGATGGCATTGAGGGACAAATTTCTGGGTACGGTCCGTGTTCAAGAGGGAGACTATATAATACAGTACAAGTACTGTATAGCGTTTCTCCTTGTACACTTCCGGTACAGAACGCTTTTCGGTTCCTGAGTTCCGGAGCCGAAGGAAGGTTCTGATCCTAAGCGTGATACGAAGTGACACAAAGTCTCTTAGGGCTGGGTGGAAAATAGCAATTGGGTTTTCTTTGCTTTTCTGgtttttccctttttcctctcTCATAAGTTTCCTTATTCCTTATTAAGACGTTTcgtcttttcctctctcttattTCCTTATGTAAACTCTGCCTGTCTCTTGTAAACTCTTTTATTGCTCCTGTTTTCTGCAGGAAGGTAACGCTTTAAATGCTGCTTTAAAAATTAAGATTGGGGAGGGAGAGCTTACTAAGCTGCAACGTTTCGGTCTCTGCTTCGATCGGCAATAATAAATAACCACAAAGGTGCTCTAACTGCACTTTTATAATACTTCTGCTAGGAGAAAAAAACAAACGTTGTGTTATATCCAACAGCATGATGTAAATCGCAATATTTGACACGCAGATTGGGAAATTGAGGCTGAAAAAAATACTCTCCTGGTGTGCTAGGGCTTGTCTTTGTCTTCTTCTGTTTACAAGAATAAAAGGAAGAGATTTTCAGGATAAGGTAAAGAATTCTAAGAATAGAATGAAGCACACAGGGGACATACCCAACTGTGTAGCCAGTTTGACAGATAGCAAATTCAAAGACAATTCTGGTGATCTGGGTCACaaatacctgcagaatagatttGCACAACCCAATGTGAACACTCTACTATAACCTGGCTATGACTGGATTGTGACACAACATGGACTTCATTCTGGatcgggtgaaatccagcaggctctgacaggttctggagaaccggtagtggaaattttgagtagtacaGAGAGccagcaaatactacctctgactggccccagagcggggtgggaatggagattttgcagtattcttcccctgccacgctcATCAAGTCATACCACAGAAtcgttagtaaaaaaaaaattggatttcaccaggGTTCTGGATGCTTGCAATGATAATCAATGAGACATTAATGGACATTTGAGTAACAACTACTACTCAGTTATTATCAAAATTGGCCCAAGACATTTTGCTTCCCTCAAAAGAACAACAAACAGTAACTATTTGATTGGGAAGAACCTCATTTCATCCATGATAATAACTCCATCTAATAGCAtctatatttgatttgatttgatttgatttgattgccacaCCTCTCCATTGACTCgggacagctaacaacaataatagcatatgacaaatctaatatttaaaataactaaaaacccttattaaaaaaccaaacatacacacaaacataccatgcataaattgtataggtctgggtggaaaggaatatctcaattcccccatgcctgacgacagaggtgggttttaaggagcttacgaaaggcgagaagggta
This genomic interval carries:
- the TOMM5 gene encoding mitochondrial import receptor subunit TOM5 homolog, with protein sequence MFRPEGLGPKLDPEEVKRKMREDVLGSIRNFLIYVAVLRITPFVIKKLNSI